A single window of Mugil cephalus isolate CIBA_MC_2020 chromosome 1, CIBA_Mcephalus_1.1, whole genome shotgun sequence DNA harbors:
- the lama5 gene encoding laminin subunit alpha-5 isoform X2 — translation MMASGPASLGAALLVTCCVLVSAQELPTNGVNGYSLHPPYFNLAEGTKITATATCGEEDTGRTVHDLYCKLVGGPVSGDPSQTIQGQYCDICSQGDSDRAHPITNAIDGTERWWQSPPLSRSTEYNEVNVTLDLGQLFHVAYVLIKFANSPRPDLWVLERSTDFGQTYQPWQYFASSKRDCIERFGQRTIERINNDDDVICTTEYSRIVPLENGEIVVSLVNGRPGALNFSYSPVLREFTKATNIKLRFLRTNTLLGHLMGKALRDPTVTRRYYYSIKDISIGGRCVCNGHAEACNAKDPIDPYKLQCDCQHNTCGVSCDQCCPGYNQFPWKPATTYSANECEPCNCHRHSFDCYYDPEVDQKRGSLDIHGHHRGGGVCLNCQHHTTGVNCERCIPTYYRSPDYAIDSPLACSPCNCQSEFTDGTCEDLTGRCFCKPNYTGDNCDSCASGFINFPQCYPIPTYPTNNNNGEAKPAGEIINCECSAAGTVDNACKTDPRTRTCICKPGFTGEHCDTCAPGFHGLNCQACQCSGPGCLDGSCDLMTGHSVCRSGFQGHQCDQCAPGYFNYPLCQLCGCSTVGSLPEVCDASGRCLCKPEFQGPRCEQCRSGFHSYPNCQVCACDSRTSLDTSCTASGHCHCRPNYSGASCDQCAPGYYGYPSCTPCQCSSEGSRYTNCDQVTGQCVCLPSVVGLRCDSCAHGSYGFPNCQAGTCHPAGSVQYTVQPPVGQCECRRHVEGPACDQCKPLYWNLSPDTPDGCSNCECNIAGTLSSVAECAQETGQCYCKPNACSGTCWTCKEGFYNLQEHSYFGCQGCQCDIGGSAGQSCQERNGQCRCRPNVEGPKCNLPRQDHYFPDLHHLKFEIEEGTMLDGRPVRFGYNPLEFPDFSWRGYAQMNPIQTAVKLQVYVNEADVYLTRFILRYVNSEGVTSNGKITAYQVNRRGSEQSKQIVFAPSVEPTFVNVPQNNFVEPFVLNPGTWTVVIEAEGIMLDYLVLLPSAYYEAPILQIKVTEPCTYSAVSEPNQNCLMYKYLSLDSFPSISGNDANCRTDNHLPRPCPTERVTPRHPDMAVCSGYDISVELQARLSSPGDHVLVVEYSSEEELPQTLSVAVSVPGPRPDQHRVTLLHCKYSFLCRVVAIDEQNRVAVFSLPASAEIQLTSDRASFFLHKVYLVPKDQFTMEYVDPKVQCISTHGQFSPDSSSCVPSRFQTPSDSLVLKEGQSSSMQELPVPATPAPAPPLPFYQRDEAPWTGGDRPPHVADNSDHIRLDSLQNAAVYSSRVHTLGRYVFILHFHQPLHPTYPVQVYINGGRIWQGHVNASFCPHAYGCRNILVSENQIILDVTDHEFFLTVQVPAGKTLWLDYVLVVPETSYSSSYLNEEPLDKSYDFISNCGQNSFHIDPSSASPFCLSSAVSLSAFFNNGAMPCACHELGAESDTCEQFGGQCHCRPNVIGRECSMCATGYWGFPNCRPCNCGTRLCEPVTGDCICPPRTLRPECTQCEPQTFGCHPVVGCEVCNCSRPGITSPDASCDTLSGQCRCRNNVVGRQCDRCAPGFYGYPNCRPCDCNEAGTEEEVCDTFTGQCLCKENVQGARCDQCRVGTFHLDPTNPKGCTSCFCFGATDRCRSSDKRRTEIMDMNDWVLLGADKQEVPVTVYPGQDLVEADLSDVPDVYQDLHWHAPKTYLGDKVSSYGGSLRYRLHTQTMRGDVLSLPAEASRPDIILKGNQMTLVFMEREYSSPEEPHLGIVHIVEGSFRHAQTGNSVSREELMMVLVALESLQIRALHSQSAHSVSLRGAVLEGAETLPTGRHANNVEICMCPANYLGDSCQKCAPGYYRDTIGLFLGKCVPCNCNGHSDQCLDGSGICVNCQHNTLGDHCERCQGGFLGNNSLDGQAVSCASCPCPLRTPSNNFAEGCVQKSDRMQCLCMPGYAGPNCERCAPGFYGNPMVLGSRCQRCNCHDNTDPNMLFTDCHPLTGECLSCMHNTAGPHCDICAPGFYGDAISAKNCTKCNCSPCGTESCDPRTGQCRCKPGVTGPRCQRCEEGAFGFESCSGCSQCDCDASAALVQPCDPQSGQCACQPGVNGPNCRQCAPGYWDYGPDGCRKCDCNGGHCDPRSGECRCPDGMAGRQCDTCLQKYSVPTVDRTGMHCESCDSCVIVLLEDLDKMNEDFQSVASQLGNLNASSMAWAQLHSLNKSAEEIARAIENYNSTLDESRNRADLLDAEIMNINDDINELQNKADAMTNKVEDLHNNTINTHQRAEDLLSMLNNLTMDINDILHMANRSLLNDTDTEQDDGLRENTIKEVQDMLREMRFRSCVGQMKLAEKEKMEAEKLLNLVNKELLGSQEENNDLAKAIRDHLARFNSEMMDLRDALNEAVNNTARAAELNNVNEESLEEIKRRIEDLLAKKKEVIDQLNMAEDNFAQVNDMQSMVQESKEEYERLEAQLDGARASLAQKVQSFASKIPLVEEAEKHAELLNALAMNLSSLVAETNRDGTVNGTKVYNNIINSIKEAEDAAMMAEKAANDTLENVKDQNLGRLANALKNHSMDLKDEVEQLNDELNNDLKPQLDDAQERLERAKTKQVAVMKDLAAVQNNLNFTSNVSQQIDDVKNMADLANTTATQVKNALRPIQEELDQWQKAYGDANATNDDLNNALMDANNTVHKLGETIPTLMKKLDDLQNHSTQMPNISENINRIRQLIKEARNAASKVGVSVKFDGKSGVQVRTPPNLADLAAYTSMKFYITLPEAARKRRQDTMNKQFVFYLGNKNSSKEFLGMALEGKRLRWYLNIGGETADVMVAEDVQTKGIFNTVILERILQFGEMSLSSDQRSTKASLEAKGDQGLLNLLTNDTVFYVGGYPPNFIMPDPLVLPYFTGCIELGTLNEEVLSLYNFEETFNLNTTKERPCGRSKPSLTQNWVNDAAYFDGTGFAEISFNGEAAQYLRFEQEIKLLSHNGILLLLRSAGQFLCVAVLRGEIAVFYDFSGSLEKLTPESTAESIKISDGEPRILDILILQASKLVVRVNRKTIYTKPFSETVPQFSRSYYLGGVPKHAMPEKLKAVFSKQGSVKGCFRNVKALGTHIDLKRMNSSGVSFGCDSDLLVAREGHFTGQSYLSFNLTNVPRLRDNFYTSFSFRTDKTEGLMFYHLDQDGVCQVFLQDGHVVVRAGNSEIRTQKTYNDENSHYVTFYNNDAGIRLYMDDVLEKEKGGNTRQGTIPSSETTSDKTTTYLGGTPDQSFANLTGCISNVFIKRKTDVQAVLNLVKAKENANVPLDCPAAKKPQQIVASMPKHSKSKGKHKKTPGSRSRNTRGSCQGELSDHESGATYFSGSTHSYQRYDILPTSMTHISMALKINSSDGLVLYAAGRQRSGAVIMLGLSDGRLLLLLDGGKRKANLRSRKKYNDDRWHTVFIKREKEKIMLIVDGIDAQSKKMPGGERTRLTGPLYVGGVPSSLTANIQTLFPDAPGSGGFIGCVRDLTLNEAPAGSPSLSQGTMPCFQNHLQPGAYFSGQGGHIAIDESLVLGRDNEIQLEVRPVSESGLLLHAGTSPDHHLSLILNQGEVTVSVNTGKGEFSTSFTPEEPLCDGRWHTITVVKKNNVLQLHVDGASSHSVGPKQSRSAGARETVYLGGTPGGVTVPGLPASLPAFQGCVRLATINHRPARLSKPLAVHGAVGTQGCPHM, via the exons CTTGTAACTGTCACCGTCACTCATTTGACTGTTACTACGACCCCGAGGTCGATCAGAAGAGAGGGAGCCTCGACATCCACGGCCACCACAGAGGAGGGGGCGTCTGTCTCAACTGTCAG CATCACACCACCGGAGTTAACTGTGAGCGCTGCATCCCCACCTACTACAGGTCACCTGACTACGCCATCGACTCCCCGCTGGCCTGCTCCC CCTGCAACTGTCAGTCAGAGTTCACAGATGGTACCTGTGAGGATCTGACCGGACGTTGTTTCTGCAAACCAAACTACACTGGGGACAACTGTGACTCCTGCGCCAGCGGCTTTATCAACTTTCCTCAGTGTTACC cTATCCCCACCTATCctaccaacaacaacaatggtgAAGCCAAACCGGCTGGAGAGATCATCA ACTGTGAGTGCAGTGCAGCAGGCACAGTGGACAACGCGTGCAAGACGGACCCACGAACACGAACCTGCATCTGTAAACCAGGTTTCACTGGTGAACACTGTGACACCTGCGCTCCGGGTTTCCACGGACTCAACTGTCAGG CCTGTCAGTGTTCAGGTCCAGGCTGTTTGGACGGGTCATGTGACTTGATGACCGGGCACAGTGTGTGTCGGAGCGGTTTCCAGGGTCACCAGTGTGATCAGTGTGCTCCTGGTTACTTCAACTACCCACTCTGCCAGC TGTGCGGTTGCAGCACAGTCGGATCTCTGCCTGAAGTCTGCGATGCGTCTGGCCGGTGCCTGTGTAAACCAGAGTTTCAGGGTCCTCGGTGTGAACAGTGCAGATCTGGGTTCCACTCGTACCCCAACTGCCAAG TTTGCGCCTGTGATTCTCGCACCTCACTGGACACCAGCTGCACAGCGTCCGGTCACTGCCACTGCCGGCCCAATTACAGCGGCGCGTCATGTGACCAGTGTGCACCCGGTTACTATGGCTACCCCAGCTGCACTC CCTGCCAGTGTTCCTCAGAAGGCTCCCGCTACACTAACTGCGACCAGGTGACGGGCCAGTGCGTGTGTCTGCCCAGTGTGGTGGGACTGAGGTGTGACAGCTGTGCACACGGCTCCTACGGCTTCCCCAACTGCCAAG CTGGTACCTGTCACCCTGCTGGCTCTGTTCAGTACACAGTACAGCCACCTGTG GGCCAGTGTGAGTGTCGTCGTCACGTCGAGGGTCCGGCCTGTGACCAGTGTAAACCTTTGTACTGGAACCTCTCACCTGACACTCCCGATGGATGCTCCA ACTGTGAGTGTAACATCGCGGGGACTCTGAGCAGTGTTGCAGAGTGTGCACAG gaAACCGGTCAGTGCTACTGTAAGCCCAACGCCTGCAGTGGAACCTGCTGGACCTGCAAAGAAGGCTTCTACAACCTGCAGGAACACAGCTACTTTGGCTGCCAGG GTTGCCAGTGTGACATCGGTGGCTCAGCAGGTCAGTCCTGCCAAGAGAGGAACGGACAGTGTCGCTGCAGACCCAATGTGGAGGGACCAAAGTGTAACTT ACCTCGTCAGGATCATTACTTCCCGGACCTCCATCACCTGAAGTTTGAGATCGAGGAGGGAACCATGCTGGACGGCCGACCGGTGCGATTTGGCTACAACCCCCTGGAGTTCCCAGACTTCAGCTGGAGAGGTTACGCTCAGATGAACCCCATTCAG ACTGCAGTGAAGCTTCAGGTTTATGTGAACGAGGCAGACGTCTATCTGACTCGCTTCATCCTCAGATATGTAAACTCTGAGGGCGTCACCTCCAACGGTAAAATTACGGCCTATCAGGTCAACCGCAGAG GTTCAGAACAGTCCAAACAGATCGTCTTTGCTCCCAGTGTGGAGCCGACCTTTGTCAACGTTCCCCAGAATAATTTTGTGGAGCCCTTTGTACTGAACCCGGGAACGTGGACCGTGGTTATAGAGGCTGAGGGAATCATGCTG GATTATCTGGTCCTGCTGCCCAGTGCCTACTATGAAGCTCCTATCCTGCAGATCAAAGTGACTGAACCCTGTACCTACAGCGCTGTATCTGAACCCAACCAGAA CTGTCTGATGTACAAGTATCTGTCTCTGGACTCCTTCCCCTCCATCTCTGGCAACGACGCCAACTGCCGCACCGACAACCACCTGCCGCGCCCCTGCCCAACTGAGAGGGTAACCCCGCGGCATCCCGACATGGCCGTCTGCAGTGGCTACgat ATCAGCGTCGAGCTGCAAGCTCGGCTGTCGTCTCCAGGCGACCACGTCCTGGTGGTCGAGTATTCCAGCGAAGAGGAACTGCCTCAAACTCTGTCTGTCGCTGTCAGCGTGCCCGGCCCACGGCCAGACCAACATCGTGTCACCCTGCTGCACTGCAAATACAG CTTCCTGTGTCGAGTGGTGGCCATCGATGAGCAGAACAGGGTGGCAGTCTTCTCCCTCCCTGCCAGCGCGGAGATCCAGCTCACCTCCGACCGCGCCAGCTTCTTCCTG CACAAAGTGTACCTGGTTCCTAAAGACCAGTTTACTATGGAGTACGTTGACCCGAAAGTCCAGTGCATCAGTACTCATGGGCAGTTTTCACCTGACAG TTCCTCCTGCGTCCCCTCACGCTTCCAGACTCCATCAGACTCTCTAGTCCTGAAGGAGGGCCAGAGCTCCTCCATGCAGGAGCTACCCGTCCCGGCCACccctgctccagctcctcctctgcccttCTATCAGAGAGACGAGGCGCCCtggacaggaggagacaggcCTCCACACGTTGCGGATAACAGCGACCACATCCGTCTGGACTCGCTGCAG AATGCAGCGGTGTACTCATCGCGCGTCCACACCCTCGGCCGTTACGTCTTCATCCTCCACTTTCACCAGCCTCTGCACCCCACTTATCCAGTGCAGGTCTACATTAACGGAGGACGAATCTGGCAGG GCCACGTCAACGCCTCCTTCTGTCCACACGCTTACGGCTGCCGGAACATCCTGGTGTCTGAGAATCAGATCATCCTGGATGTGACGGACCACGAGTTCTTCCTCACTGTACAGGTACCAGCAGGAAAGACTCTGTGGCTG GATTATGTGTTGGTGGTTCCTGAGACGAGCTACAGCTCCAGCTACCTGAACGAGGAACCTCTGGATAAATCTTATGACTTCATCAGCAACTGTGGCCAAAACAGCTTTCACATCGA TCCGTCCTCTGCCTCTCCGTTCTGCCTCAGCTCAGCCGTGTCCCTGTCGGCCTTCTTCAACAACGGGGCGATGCCCTGCGCCTGCCACGAACTCGGGGCGGAGAGCGACACCTGCGAGCAGTTTGGCGGCCAGTGCCATTGCAGGCCAAACGTGATCGGACGAGAGTGCTCCATGTGTGCCACGGGGTACTGGGGATTCCCCAACTGCAGAC CCTGTAACTGTGGTACAAGGCTATGTGAGCCGGTGACTGGCGATTGCATCTGTCCTCCGAGGACTCTGCGTCCAGAGTGCACCCAGTGTGAGCCTCAGACGTTTGGCTGTCACCCAGTGGTGGGCTGTGAGGTCTGCAACTGCTCTCGGCCCGGTATCACCTCTCCTGACGCCAGCTGTGACACGCTCAGCGGACAGTGCAg GTGTAGGAACAACGTCGTCGGCCGTCAGTGCGACCGCTGCGCCCCCGGTTTCTATGGTTACCCCAACTGCAGGCCTTGCGACTGCAATGAGGCGGGAACTGAGGAAGAAGTGTGCGACACCTTCACAGGACAGTGTCTATGCAAG GAGAACGTCCAGGGCGCTCGTTGCGATCAGTGCAGAGTTGGTACTTTCCACTTGGACCCAACCAACCCAAAGGGCTGCACCAGCTGCTTCTGCTTCGGAGCCACCGACCGCTGTCGCAGCTCTGACAAAAGACGCACAGAG ATCATGGACATGAATGACTGGGTGCTGCTTGGagcagacaaacaggaagtgccGGTGACAGTGTATCCTGGTCAGGACCTCGTGGAGGCTGACCTCAGTGACGTACCCGATGTCTACCAGGACCTCCACTGGCACGCTCCGAAGACATACCTGGGAGACAAG GTCTCATCCTATGGAGGTTCCCTGAGGTATCGCCTCCACACTCAGACCATGAGAGGAGATGTGTTGTCTCTGCCTGCTGAAGCCTCCAGACCTGATATCATTCTGAAG gGTAACCAGATGACTCTGGTCTTCATGGAGCGAGAATACTCCTCACCTGAAGAGCCTCACCTGGGGATAGTTCACATAGTCGAG gGAAGTTTCCGTCACGCTCAGACCGGCAACTCTGTGTCTCGGGAGGAACTGATGATGGTTCTGGTCGCTCTGGAGTCCCTGCAGATCCGAGCCCTCCACTCGCAGTCAGCCCACTCCGTGTCGCTCCGTGGGGCCGTGCTGGAAGGAGCAGAGACTCTGCCCACTGGACGCCACGCCAACAATGTGGAAATCTGCATGTGTCCCGCCAACTACCTTGGAGACTCGTGTCAG aaatGTGCTCCAGGTTATTACAGAGACACCATCGGCCTGTTTCTGGGGAAATGCGTTCCCTGTAACTGTAACGGACACTCTGACCAGTGTCTGGACGGATCTGGAATCTGTGTG aACTGCCAACATAACACCCTTGGCGACCACTGTGAGAGGTGCCAGGGTGGTTTCCTTGGTAACAACAGCCTTGATGGGCAGGCCGTGTCCTGCGCCAGTTGTCCCTGCCCGTTAAGGACCCCATCCAACAA CTTTGCAGAAGGCTGTGTGCAGAAAAGTGACAGGATGCAGTGTCTGTGTATGCCAGGTTATGCTGGACCTAACTGTGAAAG GTGTGCCCCTGGTTTCTACGGCAACCCCATGGTTCTCGGCAGTAGGTGCCAACGGTGCAACTGTCATGACAACACGGACCCAAACATGTTGTTCACCGACTGTCACCCACTGACCGGGGAGTGTCTCAGCTGCATGCACAACACAGCCGGACCTCACTGTGACATCTGCGCTCCTGGTTTCTACGGCGACGCCAtcagtgccaaaaactgcaccA AATGCAACTGTTCTCCATGTGGGACAGAGTCATGTGACCCTCGTACTGGACAGTGCCGTTGCAAACCGGGAGTCACTGGGCCGCGCTGCCAACGTTGTGAG GAGGGCGCCTTTGGCTTTGAGTCGTGCTCAGGCTGCAGTCAGTGTGACTGTGACGCCTCGGCAGCTCTCGTCCAGCCGTGTGACCCTCAGAGCGGTCAGTGTGCCTGTCAGCCTGGAGTCAACGGGCCCAACTGCAGACAGTGTGCTCCGGGGTACTGGGACTATGGACCCGACGGCTGCAGGA AGTGCGACTGTAATGGAGGTCACTGTGACCCTCGGAGTGGAGAGTGCCGCTGTCCTGACGGGATGGCAGGAAGGCAGTGTGACACCTGCTTACAAAAATACAGCGTCCCTACAGTGGACCGGACCGGCATGCACTGTGAAT CGTGCGACAGCTGTGTCATCGTCCTGTTGGAGGATCTGGACAAGATGAACGAGGACTTCCAGTCAGTGGCCAGTCAGCTGGGTAATCTCAACGCCAGCTCCATGGCCTGGGCTCAGCTGCACAGTCTCAACAAGTCTGCGGAGGAAATCGCC CGTGCCATAGAGAACTACAACAGTACGCTGGATGAGAGCAGGAATCGAGCCGACTTGCTGGATGCCGAGATCATGAATATCAACGATGACATCAATGAGCTGCAGAATAAA GCCGACGCAATGACAAACAAGGTTGAAGATCTGCAcaacaacaccatcaacacacaCCAGAGGGCGGAAGATCTGCTGTCCATGCTCAACAATTTGACCATGGATATAAACG aCATCCTGCATATGGCGAACCGGTCTTTGCTGAATGACACTGACACGGAGCAGGACGACGGTTTGAGGGAGAATACCATAAAGGAGGTGCAGGACATGCTGAGAGAGATGAGGTTCAGGAGCTGTGTGGGACAGATGAAACTGgctgagaaggagaagatggaggcggAGAAAT TGCTGAATCTTGTTAACAAGGAGCTTTTGGGGAGTCAAGAGGAAAACAATGACTTGGCCAAAGCTATCAGAGACCATCTGGCTCGCTTCAACTCTGAGATGATGGACCTCAGAGACGCCCTGAACGAGGCCGTGAACAACACTGCCAGAGCAGCAGAGCTCAACAACGTTAATGAGGAAAGCCTGGAGGAAATTAAA agGAGGATCGAAGACTTACTGgcgaagaagaaggaggtgatCGACCAGCTGAACATGGCTGAAGACAATTTCGCTCAGGTCAACGATATGCAGTCTATGGTGCAAGAGTCTAAAGAG GAGTACGAGCGTTTGGAGGCACAGCTGGACGGCGCCAGGGCTTCGCTGGCACAAAAAGTGCAGAGTTTTGCTTCGAAAATCCCTCTGgtggaggaagcagagaaacatGCTGAGCTGCTGAACGCTTTAGCCATGAACTTGTCTAG TTTGGTGGCAGAAACCAATAGGGATGGAACCGTAAATGGCACAAAAGTTTACAACAACATTATTAACAGCATTAAGGAGGCAGAGGATGCTGCCATGATGGCTGAAAAGGCTGCTAATGACACGCTGGAG aaCGTAAAGGACCAGAACCTCGGCAGACTTGCTAATGCTCTGAAGAACCACAGCATGGACCTGAAGGATGAGGTTGAACAACTAAATGATGAACTGAACAATG ACCTGAAGCCTCAGCTGGACGACGCTCAGGAGCGCCTGGAACGCGCCAAGACCAAACAAGTTGCTGTGATGAAGGATCTGGCAGCGGTCCAGAACAACCTCAACTTCACCTCGA ATGTGAGCCAGCAGATTGATGATGTGAAGAATATGGCAGATCTGGCAAACACCACGGCCACCCAGGTCAAAAACGCCCTGCGACCCATTCAAGAGGAGCTAGACCAATGGCAGAAGGCCTACGGAGACGCTAATGCCACAAACGATGACCTCAACAACGCCCTAATGGACGCCAACAACACCG TTCACAAGCTAGGGGAAACTATTCCTACTCTCATGAAGAAGCTGGATGACCTGCAGAATCActccacacaaatgccaaacATCTCGGAGAACATCAACCGCATCCGTCAGCTCATAAAGGAGGCGCGCAACGCAGCCAGCAAG GTGGGCGTGTCTGTGAAGTTTGACGGGAAGTCAGGGGTTCAAGTTCGTACACCACCCAACCTGGCTGACCTGGCCGCCTACACCTCCATGAAGTTCTACATCACCCTGCCCGAGGCCGCACGGAAGAGGCGACAGGACACAATGaacaaacagtttgttttctacCTCGGCAACAAGAAT TCCAGTAAGGAATTCCTGGGGATGGCGCTGGAGGGGAAAAGACTGCGCTGGTACTTAAATATTGGAGGAGAAACTGCGGACGTGATGGTGGCTGAAGACGTCCAGACGAAAGGAATCTTCAACACCGTCATCCTGGAGAG GATCCTCCAGTTCGGTGAGATGTCCCTGTCTTCAGACCAAAGATCCACCAAAGCCTCTTTGGAGGCTAAAGGAGACCAGGGCCTGCTCAACCTCTTGACTAACGACACTGTCTTCTACGTGGGAGGATACCCACCAAATTTCATA atgCCTGACCCGCTTGTGCTGCCTTACTTCACGGGTTGTATCGAGCTCGGCACTCTGAACGAGGAGGTGCTCAGTTTGTATAACTTTGAAGAAACCTTCAACCTAAACACCACAAAGGAAAGACCGTGTGGCAG GTCAAAGCCCTCGCTGACTCAGAACTGGGTTAACGATGCAGCGTATTTCGATGGCACCGGCTTTGCTGAGATCAGCTTCAATGGCGAGGCCGCACAATACTTACGCTTTGAACAGGAAATCAAACTGCTCTCACACAATGGAATCCTGCTCCTGCTCCGCAGCGCG GGTCAGTTCCTGTGTGTGGCGGTGCTTCGCGGCGAAATCGCAGTTTTTTACGATTTCTCTGGTTCTCTTGAGAAGCTTACGCCTGAAAGCACAGCGGAGTCAATAAAGATCAGTGATGGTGAACCCCGAATT CTGGACATTTTGATTCTTCAAGCAAGCAAACTTGTGGTGAGGGTCAATCGCAAGACCATCTACACAAAGCCGTTCTCGGAGACCGTACCTCAGTTCAGCAGGTCCTACTATCTGGGAGGAGTACCCAAGCATGCGATGCCTGAGAA gtTGAAGGCTGTGTTTTCTAAACAGGGTTCTGTGAAGGGCTGTTTCAGGAATGTCAAGGCACTGGGCACTCACATCGACCTGAAGAGGATGAACAGCTCTGGAGTCAGTTTCGGCTGTGACAGTGACTTGTTG gtggcTCGTGAGGGTCATTTCACGGGTCAGAGTTACCTGAGCTTTAATCTGACAAACGTGCCCAGGCTCAGGGACAACTTCTACACCAGCTTCAGCTTCAGAACCGACAAGACCGAAGGACTCATGTTCTACCACCTTGATCAG GACGGTGTCTGTCAGGTGTTTTTGCAAGATGGCCATGTCGTGGTGAGAGCCGGCAACAGTGAGATCAGGACTCAGAAAACATACAACGACGAAAACAGTCACTACGTCACATTTTACAACAATGACGCAGG GATACGTTTGTACATGGATGACgtgctggagaaagagaagggtgGTAACACCCGGCAGGGCACCATTCCTAGCAGTGAGACAACCTCAGATAAAACCACCACCTACCTGGGAGGAACGCCCGACCAAAGCTTCGCCAACCTCACCGGATGTATCAGCAATGTTTTCATCAAGAG GAAAACTGATGTTCAGGCGGTTTTGAACCTGGTGAAAGCTAAAGAAAACGCCAATGTTCCTCTGGACTGTCCCGCTGCTAAAAAGCCTCAGCAGATCGTCGCCTCAATGCCTAAACACAGTAAATCTAAG GGGAAGCACAAGAAGACGCCAGGATCTCGCAGTCGGAACACCCGAGGGTCGTGTCAGGGAGAGCTGTCGGACCACGAGAGCGGAGCGACGTACTTCAGCGGCTCCACGCACAGCTACCAGAGATACGACATCCTGCCCACCTCAAT GACTCACATCTCCATGGCGCTGAAGATCAACTCCTCTGACGGTTTGGTGCTGTACGCAGCCGGCAGGCAGCGCAGTGGGGCCGTGATAATGCTCGGCCTCTCGGACGGCCGCCTGCTGCTTTTGTTAGACGGAGGGAAGAGGAAGGCCAACCTGCGCAGCCGCAAGAAGTACAATGACGACCGCTGGCACACG GTCTTCATAAAGCGTGAAAAGGAGAAGATCATGCTGATTGTGGACGGCATCGATGCTCAGTCCAAGAAAATGCCTGGAGGAGAACGGACTCGTCTCACCGGGCCTTTATATGTCGGAGGAGTCCCGTCCTCACTGACGGCAAACATCCAGACTCTGTTTCCAGAt GCCCCGGGCTCTGGTGGATTCATCGGTTGTGTCAGGGACCTGACGCTGAATGAAGCCCCTGCAGGAAGCCCCTCTCTCAGCCAGGGGACGATGCCCTGCTTCCAGAACCATCTACAGCCTGGAGCCTACTTCTCTGGACAAGGAGGACACATCGCAATAG ATGAGTCTTTGGTTCTGGGTCGGGATAATGAGATCCAGCTGGAGGTTCGACCGGTCTCAGAGTCTGGGCTGCTGTTGCATGCTGGGACGTCACCTGACCATCACCTGAGCTTGATCCTTAACCAGGGAGAG GTGACTGTCTCAGTAAACACTGGCAAAGGTGAATTCTCTACCTCCTTCACTCCCGAAGAACCTCTGTGCGACGGCCGCTGGCACACGATCACAG TGGTGAAGAAGAACAACGTCCTGCAGCTCCACGTGGACGGAGCCAGCTCGCACAGCGTCGGCCCCAAACAGAGCCGCTCCGCAGGCGCCAGAGAGACTGTTTACCTCGGAGGCACACCCG GTGGCGTCACAGTTCCAGGTCTACCTGCCAGCTTGCCGGCCTTCCAAGGCTGCGTCCGCCTTGCTACCATCAACCACAGACCTGCCAGGTTGTCCAAGCCTCTCGCCGTGCACGGAGCAGTGGGGACCCAGGGCTGCCCACACATGTAG